Sequence from the Mycosarcoma maydis chromosome 4, whole genome shotgun sequence genome:
CCAATGTCGAAGAGGCTGTCAAGGCTGAAGGCGGTGTCAAGCAGGAAGGCGGTGCCAACGCTTTGGGCAACAGCGCTCTGGGCAATAACTCGGCCGGTCGAACTACACCTGCGACCTCGGCTATGGGGAAAGCAGCGGGTGGTCGACCGGGCGGAGGCAGCGTCCACGCTGGCATGCCCATCTATCCCATCGAGGGTCTCTCGCCTTACCAGAACCGCTGGACGATCAAGGCTCGTGTTACCTCCAAGTCCGACATCCGCCACTGGTCCAACCAGCGTGGCGAAGGCAAGCTTTTCTCGGtcaacttgctcgacgacagCGGTGAGATCAAGGCAACTGGCTTCAACGATGCCGTTGACCGCTTCTACCCGCTGCTGCAAGAGAATCACGTCTACCTCATCTCCAAGGCGCGCGTCAACATTGCCAAGAAACAGTTCAGCAACCTGCAAAACGAGTACGAGATCACGTTTGAAAACtcgaccgagatcgaggagtGCACCGACGCCACGGACGTTCCCGAGGTCAAGTACGAGTTTGTGCGCATCAACGAGCTGGAAAGCGTCGAGGCCAACCAGACGTGCGATGTGATCGGTATTCTGGACAGCTACggcgagctgagcgagatTGTATCCAAAGCATCGCAGCGACCCGTGCAGAAGCGAGAGTTGACGCTCGTGGATCAAGGCAACAGGAGTGTGAAACTGACACTGTGGGGTAAAACCGCCGAGACGTTCCCGACCAATGCAGGCGTGGACGAAAAGCCGGTATTGGCATTCAAGGGCGTCAAAGTGGGCGATTTCGGTGGACGCTCTTTGAGCATgttttcgagctcgacgatgctgatcaACCCGGACATTACCGAGTCGCACGTGCTTCGAGGATGGTACGACAACGACGGAGCTCACGCTCAGTTCCAGCCTTACACCAATGGCGGCGTGGGCGGCGGAGCGAtgggcggcggcggtgcaGGTGCCAACATGGCCGAACGACGTACGATTGTTCAAGTCAAGGACGAAAATCTGGGCATGTCGGAAAAACCCGACTACTTCAACGTGCGCGCCACAGTGGTGTACATCAAGCAGGAGAACCTGTACTACACAGCGTGCGCTTCGGAGGGCTGCAACAAGAAAGTGAATCTGGACCACGAGAACAACTGGCGCTGCGAGAAATGCGATCGCTCGTACGCCACGCCCGAGTACCGCTACATCCTCTCCACCAACGTCGCCGATGCTACCGGCCAGATGTGGCTGTCGGGCTTCAACGAGGATGCGACGCAGCTGATCGGCATGTCGGCAGGCGAACTGCACAAATTGCGCGAAGAGAGCGAGTCAGAGTTCAGCGCGGCGCTCCACCGGGCTGCCAACAGAATGTACATGTTCAACTGCAGAGCAAAGATGGACACGTTCAACGATACCGCTCGCGTAAGATACACGATCAGCCGTGCAGCGCCCGTGGATTTCGCCAAAGCGGGCATGGAGTTGGTGGATGCGATCAGAGCCTATATGTAAAGCGGGCGCATGGTTCACATCATAGTTCGCTTCTTTGCGCTTTTCACATGTAATGTAATCGATTGAGGAGCGTGGCTAAGATATCGTGCATCTTGggatttgtgatttggTGTTCTACGTTGTCTTGCGTTTCGTTTCTGGAGTCGGGGGTGGATATTGACCGGGTGGCGTCTAGCGTGTTTGGGATGGTCGTACTTGGCTGAACTTGACGTTGAGCCGTGAGGTCGGCTTGGCTTGTGTGCGACGAAGCACGGTGAGgtggcattcgtgattcggaCACTAGAACGCAGCGAACAGATCGGCGAGGTCGTCGACCTGCTGTTTGCGCTGACTCGTCAGGGTGGAATCGATGCTCGTCCATTGCTGGACAAAGTCGGCGCGTGCGATTTGTTCGCAGCTGAATTCGGCTAGCAGATCGCgcttgctgagcagcaCGTCTTGGTACGACTGGGCGTGTGCAACGCCGTGCAGAGACGCGTCAGGGTCAGTATGGAGCGTAAAAATCGTAAGCAGGACGAGTATcaaagaggaggaggtcgCCAAAACAAGAATGGAGGAGCGGATGATTGTGAAAGACGATGTTGCACTTACGTAGAAAAGCTCCGAGATATCGTCGAGTGCCTGCTTTGGATTCCAACTGGCAAAGACACCTGGGACGCACTGGTCGGTCTCGGCTTGGCGATCGAGCATATCCAGGAGATGCGGAATATCGTCGTAGATACAGCGCAGCATGGCGCTGACCACGTCTTCGCATCTGTCCAATGTGGTACGCAGATCGGTCAGTGTATCGTCTAATGTGGCGGACGCATCGCCGCTGGCACGTTCGGTGAGACGCATGCACGCGCTCAAGAAGATACTGTCGAATCGCTGCGCCAGTTGATCACACCGATGAACCAGCGTCACTACAGGTTGCACCGTAGACGCCATCCTGTTCGCAGTCACCGTAGATTCGCCAATATCGCCCACGTCAGTTGAGATCTCGCATCCACCTGATGGTGGTCAGAACGTGATCCCCGAATCCCCCCCAACCACGCATTTTCCGAATTCGCGCTCCCTCCACACTCACATCCCCCCCCGCCGCTCCGCGCTTCAACTAACCGTGCCACACGCGCACCGCCACCGCGACGCACATCTTGGTGcgataatcgtgaatggattTCTTCCAACTCCTCACTCCTCCACACCGCCAAACCACGACTTTCACTCACAGACTCTGTGCTCACTCTGACTCGTGACCACGGACTGTCgctcgcattcacgattcgtgatttcaaCGACATCGTTTGCGtccaagcaccaagcacaagcCAAACTCTCCAATCAAACAAATCGCATTGCGTATACAGGACAAGTATGGCTGTGCAGCGAGCGTCGCTAAGCGGTCGATCAGAACAGCGTCAAGCGATGCCGATCAGCGAGTTCAAATAATCATCTGCGGCTGCCTGAACCGCATCCACCTCCAACGCCGCCGTATCCCACCCACCCTGCTCGCCGTCTTTGCCACCAGATACAGcgccgctgctcaacatTCTAGCGCCCATCGCTTCCAATTTCGCCTTGGCCTCTTCGTCCACTcctgccgccgccgacCCCGCAGTGGCGGTGGCAATGTTGACCAAAATACGAGCGAGGTTGGTAATACCGGCGATCATTTCTGTTCTTGCTACCATTAGCGTTCTTTCGCCCGCTTTGGCTTTCGAGGTGAAACAGGATGCCGTGGCGGAGCGGAGCGACAGCAACGAGTTGATTCCAGATGCAAGCGTAGCAAGTCTAGAAGCATACCGTTCGGCCTTTTCCAGTGCCAAATCGCGCGTAGCGCGATCAGAGAGCAAAGCGGCTAGACCAGGGATCTCGCGTGAGGCGGCTACGTAGTCGATGTACAGCGCTGCTCCATCCGCCCAGCCGGCAACCTCGTCCGCTGGATCTCCACTCACTTCCAGGTAGAAGGGCGAAAAGAGAACAGAGACGAGCTCGTGATCTCCCCTGATGATGGCTTCTGGCGCCAAATCAAGTACAGCAACGTTGTGCGCTGCCGTCCAATTGTTCGCCTTGAGAAGCAGTTGGTACTCGCTGTACCGATCGTCTCGCGCACGTGCCTCGTACGATTTCGCTTCGTACAACCACGATTCGGGGATCAGCAGTCGCTCGCACAAGAAGCCGCGCTCGCTGTTGAGTTTGGCTACATTACGCGAAAGCAGTGCTTTAATCGCAGCTTGCCTGCTCTCGCCCAGCTCCAGATGCAACAGCACAAAGGCAGACCACTTCCAAAGTCCCATAAGCTCAAGCTGGGTGGCGTACGAAGACGCTAGCATGTCTGCCCGTGCAGAGTTGCCCTGCACCGCCTTGGACTTGGCTACTTGACTGTTGAGCATGACACCGTCACTgtcttggtcgtcttgCATGCCGtcgtcaccatcatcgacaagaCCGAGCTCGATTCGGTCGCCAAAGTCACGTCGTTGCAGCACGCGCGAGAGCAGATTGTACAAGTGCCAGGGCAGTCGCGCATCCATGTTGGACGCGCCAAACGCACAAGCATTAAGTGCTGGTTCCAAGCCATACGTCGGGTCCACGTACAGCTTCAGTAGCTCGAACAAGGCATCTCGGTCGTAGCCTCCAGCtttctgcagcagctgacgcAGACGCGTCGCACCCACACTCGAACTCTCGCGGTACCAAGGCAGAGGTGGCGCGATGCCTGCGTTCGTAGACGCCGAAGGCGCCACTTGCGCTTCATATCGTTCAAAAGAGTGCTCTAGTGGTGCTTCGTACGCCGACTCGTACCAGAGGAACAAGCCAAACGCGCGCTTCCAATCGAGTCCTTCGCAGATAGGCAGATCGCTCACCTGGTCGATGGGATCTTTGGTTGTTCGCGAGTCGGTGCCTTTCGACACGAGTACGTTGCCCGACAACAGCTCGTACACGCGGCGGTGGTCGCGAGTAATGTGGGCATCCACTCCCTCCTTACGCCAAATCAGCAGCTGTTCGCTAATTTCGGCTCGCACCTCTTCGTCACCACCTGCCTGTGCGATCAGCGTCGCCAGGCGCAGGTCGCCGGCATCCAGCGCAGCATTGACAGCGCGTTCAACCTGGTTGCCGCTCAGCAAGCTAAACAGCAAGGCCGCGCGTCGAGAAGCGGCGATGTGCGAACGTGCTTCCGTCTCAACCGCGCCAGCCACGGTGTGACGCAGCCAGTCGGACACCGCTGCTTTGCGACGCATGCTCCGGATGCGGTCAGCTGTCGCTGTCGGCGCGCCCTCGGGAATATGCAgcttgatctcgtcaaAGAGCGCAACGCCCAGTCGCCACAAGCTCGCCTCGAAGCTGCGATCCTTGTGTTCGAATGACGAGGCAAAGTGCCGAAAGCGCGTGGCAAAGTTGGTATGGGCGGTCGGAATGccgtcatcgtcgagctcgataTTGGTGTGTTCGAGTTGTacgccgagcagcttctcAGCCTTGATGGCTTCTTCTGCGGTGGTCTCGGCATCCCTGAAGAGCTTGACCTTCTCCAGAACAAGTGTCGAAGTGTTTGCTGACGCCGCTGCATCGGTCTCCATcctggcagcagccgacgAACTCACGGACCCAAAGTTGCCACCTCCAACGATCCTGCCGTTGTGCACCAAAGTGCCGTCAGGTCCCCATCCCACTCGAAAACTGCGTCCGAGCGACATGCCGGcatcgagcgtctcgccaTCCGCGGCCACGGCATCCGATTTGGCCAcatcgagcttgcgcagcttctTTGCTGGCTGTTGCACCTCTTGCACTGTCGCTTTTCGAGGCTCAGGGGGGTGAGACTCGATCTTGCGGTCTTTAGCCGTCAGAGGCTGTGGATCGGCAGGCTTGTCGAGTGAGGCGACCGATGGCCGAAGATTGAGCGTTCTTTTGTGGCTCAGGCTGGCTCCCATTGGTTTGTCAGGAACGACAGCAGCGGAAGCTGATTTACTGTCGTCTTGCCCAAAAAAACTCGCCTGCATCACCTGCACACGTCGCGCCTCGGCGGCGTTACCCACCGGTGTCATGGCTCGCGACGGCGTTGCGCTGCCATCACGCTCTCGACCGGCGACACTGGAGGAAGGGGTCCActggcgctgctgacgacgcttggcagcagcaaccgcaGCTGCCGCAGCTTGGTTCGCGCCGTCGTCCGAATCCAtatcgccatcgtcgagcgtCCGCAATGGAGGCGGtgcatcatcatcgtcgtaatcgtctgcatcgctcgAGCCATCATCCGAGAGGCCGTCTTGATCCATGGTCATCGGAGCAAGACGCTTGCTGGCAGGGCGGTTGGCGCTCGTGCCACTACTCCCcttggcggcagcagcagcggcctGCTTGGCACCAGCGCCGGCATCGGCAccttcttcgtcctcgtccgagtcgtccAGCCCGTAACGACTGAAATGCTTGACCTTGAAAGTCCACGTGCCGGACTCGGGCTCGAAATCGACAAACTCGGTCTCAGGCTTgttcttgagcttgttgatcaTCTGCTTGACGCGAGGATGCTCAGCATCTTTGATCGGCTCGCGCGTAGCGCGATCGGCAGGCCAGCACGCCTCAAGGCTGACGCGAGCAGGTACATTGAGTCCCGTGCCCTGCTTAGCCTTGGCTCCGGGCAAGAAGTTGCGCTTGGCTCCATCCTTGGGATTACGCGGGTCATAGTCGTCCTCCTCAGGGTAGACGACGACCTCCTTGAGTCGAATCTGGACGATGCCGCCCACAATATCATTGAGATCTTCGATTGATGTGAGATCAACGGGTTCGAGGAACTCGATCTGACCGACACCTTTGCGACCGACAATAAAGTTGTGCACAGCAGCTAGCTCGTTGTAATTGGCGGTGCGCAGAGCGGAAAGCGAGGGTTCGGTGTAGTATTCGCCCACCTTACCGGACGAAGGAGCAGATCCGTTGGTGGCGGCAGCGTTCATGCTAGTGGGTGCAGCAAAGGACGACTCGAGGTCGCGACCCTGGCGCGGCGCACcagccttggcagcagcagccgaaaCGATTTTAAGCGGGGTATCTTCCATGATACTAGAAGAAGAGGCTCCACCCAAAAAGTTGCCGCGACGCGAGGGAAGCGAAGAGGCAAAGGAAAGATCTCCTCCACCTGGACGCACGGATTCCgcacgctgctcaaggGCAGGGCTGAACGTGACACGCGAAGCCGAAGTGGGCTGAACAGTGCCACTGCGGAAAGCTGAAGCTCCAAGCGAGCCGACCGCTGGGCTGCTACCAGAGTCGAAGTGAGGCACACTGCCGCTGCGACCGATGCGCGAGACCGAGAAGCTGTTTTCGCCCGCATCGTCCAATACCAAACGCTTGGCTGAGGGCCGCGAAACGAACGCCTGCGAGGACAGCGGCTGGCTGTACTCGTCGCTCAAGCCTTTGAAAAGAGCAGGCGAGCCGGCCCGTCCTGGCGTACCGAAGCGAGCATGAGCGCCAGGCGTGCCCTCTCGAAAAGAGCCAGGGGTACCTTCGCGGACAAAGCTGGAGCTGCCGAGACCGGAAGCACCGGGTGTCGAGCCACGCAGACGGTTGATCTTGTTGGCCCCACGAGGGCTGGAGCGGAAGGGCGTAGTGAGAGGCGGCTTGTTCTTGGGTGCCACGTTGAAGGGCAGCGAAGCTCCGTTAGCTGTCGAGCCGCCAGCTGTGCCGTTGATCGGGTTGGACGCGAACAGGCTGTCGGTGCCATAGGGGTTCGAGTCGAGTGATGCCTGAACCGTaggttgctgctgctggtttTGCGAAAACCCGGGCTGTTGCTGGTTCTGCTGCGACTGACCAAACAGACCGCCCGAAGCTTGTTGATTCTGCCCACCACCGAGACCGCCAAAGAGATTGCCACCAGTGCTGTTCTGGGTGGAGTTGCCAAAGAGACCACCGGCCGTGTTGGACGTGCCCGCGTTGCCGAAAAGCGACGAACCGCCCGCACTGCTGTTACCACCAAAGAGGCCTCCACCGGTAGCACCTGAGGAGTTCTGGTTCGATTGACCGAAGAGACCGCCGCTGGTGTTGCTCTGCGTCTGACCAAAGCCGGTTCCAAGACCACCGGcgccttgctgctggttgTTTTGCTGATTATTGCTGCCAAAGAGCGAAGATCCGCCACCTGCGCCGAAGGAGAAGCCGCCAGTGGCAGGCTTGTTGGCGGTGCTGCCAAACAGTCCTCCACCTGTCGATGTGCCAGCACCAAATCCAGTGCTGCCCTGCTGACCGGTCTGGGTGCCGGTGCTGCCAAAGAGACCGCCAGTGGCTGACTGTGTACCCGTCTGACCCGCAGGCTTGGCTCCGAAAAGACCACCACCAAAGCCAGCAGTGGAGCCCGTCTGACCCGACTGATTCTGATTATTGTTGGCGCCGAAGCTGAAGCCTCCCGTCGTACCGGCGGCGCCGCCTGAGGCTGTGTTGGTGCTACCAAAGAGACCACCGGTGCTGGGCTGAGTTGTGCTCGCCCCGCCGAAAAGGCCACCAGTGGCAGTAGGAGCCGTGGTGGTGCCGGTTCCAGCGGCAGAAGTAGCGCCAAAtcctccacctccacctgcgccaaagccaaaggTGGGCTTGCTTTGCGTGGCTGCGCTATTATTGGCGCCAAAGCCACCAAATGTCGAGGTAGCGCCGGCTGTCTGACCGGGTTGGCTGGTGGTAGCGCCAAACAGGCCACCGGTTGCAGGCTTCTGGCCGAAAGAAAAGCCGCCAGTGGTGCCGGTGGTGCCAGCACCAAAGCCGGTGGCCGTTTGCGATTGTTGCtggttgctgttggcgccaaagccaaagccggTCTGGCCGGGCTGggtggtggaagcgccGAAGCCGAATGAAGGCTTGTTCTGTTGTtggttgttgttgttgttgttgttggcTCCAAAGGTGAAACCAGTGTTAGCAGCAGGCTGCTGAGGTTGCGAGCCAAATGAaaaggaggaagagggctgttgttgctgctgcggttgACCAAAGAGGCTGGCGGTCTGTGGCTGGTTCTGCTGTTGACCAAAAAGACCACCTGTCGAGGTCGAAGCACCAAAGCCGGTAGTGGCAGGCTTTGCGCCAAAGAGGCCGCCGgattgctgctgattgTTTTGTTGTCCAAAGAGGCCACCgggttgctgctgctgttgaggCTGGCCAAAGAGACCGCCTGTAGTGCCAGTGGAAGGCGTAGCACCAAAGCCAGTggactgctgctgaggtTGACCGAAGGCGCCGGTGGAGGTGTTGGTAGcaccaaagccaaagccagtCGAGGGCGCAGCCGTGGCACCTGGACCGGTGTTGCCCTTGGAACGACCTTGCTGGTAGTCCATGAGACGAAGCTCTTCGATGCTGTGGTGGCCGTAAGCTGGCATGACAGTGATGGCTTGCTGAACGTCCCAATTTTTGCGGTCCTTGATGGGCTCGCTAGGGGTCAAGTCTTCACGGACCGGATCATATGGGACGGTGGCAGTGCCTTGGGTGATTTGAGCAGGAACAGCGCCTGCACCGGGCTGACCAAAGGCGCCTGTCGTGGCGCCGAAGCCGCCAGCAgctggctgttgctgctgctgtactCCGAAAAGACCACCGGTAGCGGGATTGGTAGAGCCGAACGTGgacgagccaaagccaCCGGCGGCgggctgctgctgttgctgttgattTGGGGTCGAGCCAAAGGTGAAAGAGCTGGTGGATGTGTTGTTCGCAGGTGCACCGAAACCGCCAAAGCCAGTGGCTCCAGCGGGGCGAGCGCCGAACGCGCCAGTTGTGGAAGCATTGTTGTTGGAGGCACCAAAACCGCCAAAGGATGGATTTTGTGCTTGCGATGGCTGTTGCCCAAAGAGACCGCCGCCGGTctgcgctgctggctgAGCTGCACCAAAGCCGCCTGTAGATCCGAAGCCTGCGCGATCACGACACATTAGACAGAGGAAACATGGTGTTTAGCATAGTTTACTCATATTGACGCGTTATagctcagcagcacttACCTGTTGAGGCGCCAAAGCCAGTCTGAGCGGGGGTAGTAGGTTGCTGTGTTTGACCAAAGAGACCACCAGCtggctgttgttgctgctgctgctgctgctgctgctgctgctgattgTTCTGTTGGCCGAAGCCACCAAAGCCACTAGAACCAAACATGTTGAGGGTCACCTAGCGTTCTACTTTGCTCTACTTTGAACTGGACCGATCACTATGGCGGAGATGCGAAACgcggatcgagcagctgcggtGTTGTGAATCCAGGCGTGGCCGAGGCGGATGGGCGCTCGCGCTCTCGAAGGATGGAAGTGGCAGCTGGTTACAGGGCAAGGTGCGTAGGTCCCACAAAGGGAGCGCAATAGGGTGGATGAGAAGCGAGACAGAggttgatggtgatggtgatctGGTTGGACCAAAACGTGAACAGATTCGCGATCGACTCTTACACAGAAATCCACTCGCGAAGTGACGAATGCGAAGGTCagtgctctgctctgctctgctctgctgtTTCCCTCTTTCCTTTTCTGCGGCTGTGGGTCCTTTCTTTCAAGTCACACggcacaatcgtgaattttcGATTTTCTCTGCTTTCCTCTCTTTATCCAAGACAgagagtcacaagtcacgagtactGTGAGAAAGAAgatcacagtcacgagcggACACAATAATCACGACTACTTTTCAATTTCGTGTTGACTCTCTCCCCGATCTTCGCAGAGCTGTATCCTCCCCGATATGCGTCGCTGTTCACGGCTCAACGCGATCACCTCGGGCTGAATCTCGGATGTCGGGCAACGCTCCCCTGCTTGGCCCGTCCAAAGTGGAGCTACTATGTACACGGCATTTGGCCTTGCTCCTCGTCTCCCCAACCTCACTCGATCCTTTTTGTCATCATGTCGAAATCTACAGCagccgcttccaccgcgAGTGGTGGCATCGCAAATGGTGTTGGACCCAGTCGTCGAACCTGGGACAAAGATGACTTTACTCGCAAAGCCATGTCGCGCGAAAAGCGACAGGCCGAACTGGATGCAGTCAACTCGGAACGACGCTCCCAAGGCTTACCACCTCTCAAGAGACTGAAATCCAACGCACCCGAACCCGAGCTCGccatgcagcagcgtcgtgcTCCGCTCGGACTCGAACGTAATCAAGGCAAAACCGTCATGGTTGATCTCACAGCCGATTCGGCTAAAGGTCAAACGGGGCCTGGCTTTTACTGTGAAACGTGTCgaaagctgctcaaggacaATCTGGCGTATTTAGATCACATCAACGGCAGATACCATCTGATGAGGATCGGCCAGAGTACGCAACAGGATAGAGCCACTTTGCAAGAGGTGGAGCAAATGTTGGACGAATTGAGAAGCAAGCACGCCGCTGACGCTGAacgtggtggtggtggtaaAGCGACGGCAAGCGCATCGTACGATTTCGATCAGCGAATCCAACAGATTGCCGAACAAGAACAGAAAGCACGAGAAGAAAAACGAGAAAAGAGACGCTTGCGCAAGCAGCAATCGAAAACGTCAATATCCACCACTCATGCTCATCCGATaccaacaacagcagcagccgagcaagaCAATTCCGCCGAAACTGCAATGATGGCTGCTATGGGCTTCGGCGGCTTCGGATCAACCAAGAAGCGCTAATTCTGTCTGTTGTATGCAGCCATTCTCCTGCGGCTCTCCTGCGCGTCAAGATACCACTGCATGGTTGCGCCCAGCGCGCGTGGCCTTGCCGTTTTCACTGTATACCCTCACGCCTGTACCACTACCGTTGTACGACGAATCTGATCGAGCGTCAGACCTCGATTGCACACGCTAATCATGAGAGACGCAATACATTTCTAACCAAGATAACATCTCTTAGGCCCAAGCGAGAGTAAGCAAGAACTTATCCTCGCCCACCTCCTGTTGCTCCTGCATGATCACCTTGGCCTGTGCGGGCTTTTCCGATTCAGGCAAAGGCTTTCTACGCAACGCCTTGATGAAGGTCTCGCTCTGACTGTCGAAGCacgacgccaacgcctgACCCATGCCGGTTTCGAACGAGTAGAAAGCATCCACTTCGTCCGTGGCCACCAAGCCAGCTTTCTTGCGCAGACGCTGAATGCGGTTAACGACCTCACGCGCCGTTCCTTCGGAGACCAACTCGGCTCGCTGCTGAacatcgagcagcaccaccacatTGCCGTCCGTGTTGGACTCAAACGTTCCTTCGACATCCTTGGTCTCGACATAGCGGATCACACGCAGATCTCCTTCGACGAGATCCACACCGGCGACGTTGAGCTTACCCGTTTCGCGATATGTCTTGGCATCGGCCGAGGTAACGCTCTCCAACCCCTTGCGAACTTTGCCCACATccttgcgcagcttgcgTCCCAGAACAGGCCAGTCGGCAAACAGCTTGAATCGCACACCGCACTTGGCCTCGTCGGAAGAAAGCGTAAGATCGCGCACGTTGAGCTCTTCGCGGATGTAGTCGCCAAGCGATTCGACGTCGTTCAGGTACTCGGGGTCGGTGTGGAACACGACCAGTTCCTTGAGCGGTACACGGATGGGTAGGTTCGAGTTGACACGGATCACTCGTCCTAGCTCGACCACTGACTGAAGTGCCTTGAATTGTCGCTGGATCACAGGGTCAAAGTACGACTCGTTGACGGTAGGGAACGACAGGAAGTGGACACTGCGGTAGTCCTGCTTGTCGTCAGAAGCCTGTGGTGGCAAGAATTTGCGCAGACCTTGGTACAGGTTCTCGGTCAAGAACGGTGTGAACGACGACAAGGTGCGGCAGAGCGTGAACAGTGTCTCGAACAGCGAGTTGAGGGCAGCCTGGGTATCCTCGATGCCATTCTCGCCTTTCAAACGACGACGGTTAAAGCGAATATACCAGTTGGTGAGTTCATCGATCAGCTCACCCAATCGCGGCACCACCGTGTAGAGGCGGTATGCGGCCATCTCTTCGCTGATGAGCTTGATGAGCGACTGGCAACGCGCAAGAATCCATCGGTCCATGACGTTGCTCGACATGTTTGAATTGTTGGCATAGACAAACTTGACGCCGTTGTCCTTTTCAAAGAGGTTGACGGAGCCCAGGAAGAAGCGGAACGAGTTGAGCCAGGGCAAAAACGTGGAAGCGACGACCTCCTTGACGCCTTCCTCCTTGAAACGCAGGTTCTCGGCACGTACAACGGGCGAGTTGATGAGGTAGAGTCGGATCGCATCGGCACCGTACTGGTTGATGAGCAAGTTGGGGTCCGGGTAGTTACGCAGCGACTTGCTCATCTTCTTGCCATCGGCGGCCAACACGAGACCGCTCACAATCAGATTCTTCCAGGGCGCTGTGTCGAAAAGGTGAGTGGCCAAGATGAGGAGCGTGTAGAACCAACCTCGGGTTTGGTCAAGACCCTCGGAGATGAAATCGGCGGGGAACGACCTTTCGAACTTGTCCTTGTTCTCAAAGGGGTAGTGAGCCTGAGCGTAGGGCATGGAACCGGACTCGAACCAGCAATCAAAGACCTCTTCGACACGCTTGAGCTGACCTTTGCCCTGCTGCGAAGGGATGGTGATGTGGTCGATCTTATCCTTGTGAAGGTCGGTGATGCCAGTGACTCCGGACAactcttcgagctcttggACCGAGCCGACGCAGACAATCTCTTCCATGTCTTCGCTGGCCCACAAGGGGATCGGAGTTCCCCAGTATCGGTTTCTGGATATGTTCCAGTCACGCGCGTTGGCGATCCAGCTGCCGAAACGACCCTCGCCGACATGGCCGGGCACCCAGCGCGTGGCATTGTTGTTTTTGACGAGCTTTTCGATGGCAGGCTCGACACGCACGAACCACGAAGGGATGGCCTTGTAGATGAGCGGAGTTCCCGAACGCCAGCAGAAGGGGTACTGATGGCTCAAGGTAGCCTGTACGATCAGACGGCCACGCGCCTTGAGGTCTTTTTGGATAGCCTTGTCAGCCTCTTTGACGTGGATGCCCTGGTAGTCGGACACATCGGCTGTGTATCGACCGGAGCCGTCGACGGGGTTGGGGGGAGTCTCGTCACGGGTGATGACGCCGTGGGCGATAGCGACGCGGTGATCGTCGTCACCAAATGCGGGGGCTTGGTGTACGATACCGGTGCCGGCGTCCGAGGTAACGTAGGTATCCGACAAGACACGGAAGGCGCGGTCCTTGAAGCGTTGGTAGAAGTAAGGAAAGATGGGCTCGTACTTCTTGCCGACGAGATCTTTGCCCTTGTAGGTTTCCAACCTTT
This genomic interval carries:
- a CDS encoding uncharacterized protein (related to Nucleoporin nup189 (SonB)), producing MFGSSGFGGFGQQNNQQQQQQQQQQQQQPAGGLFGQTQQPTTPAQTGFGASTGFGSTGGFGAAQPAAQTGGGLFGQQPSQAQNPSFGGFGASNNNASTTGAFGARPAGATGFGGFGAPANNTSTSSFTFGSTPNQQQQQQPAAGGFGSSTFGSTNPATGGLFGVQQQQQPAAGGFGATTGAFGQPGAGAVPAQITQGTATVPYDPVREDLTPSEPIKDRKNWDVQQAITVMPAYGHHSIEELRLMDYQQGRSKGNTGPGATAAPSTGFGFGATNTSTGAFGQPQQQSTGFGATPSTGTTGGLFGQPQQQQQPGGLFGQQNNQQQSGGLFGAKPATTGFGASTSTGGLFGQQQNQPQTASLFGQPQQQQQPSSSFSFGSQPQQPAANTGFTFGANNNNNNNQQQNKPSFGFGASTTQPGQTGFGFGANSNQQQSQTATGFGAGTTGTTGGFSFGQKPATGGLFGATTSQPGQTAGATSTFGGFGANNSAATQSKPTFGFGAGGGGGFGATSAAGTGTTTAPTATGGLFGGASTTQPSTGGLFGSTNTASGGAAGTTGGFSFGANNNQNQSGQTGSTAGFGGGLFGAKPAGQTGTQSATGGLFGSTGTQTGQQGSTGFGAGTSTGGGLFGSTANKPATGGFSFGAGGGSSLFGSNNQQNNQQQGAGGLGTGFGQTQSNTSGGLFGQSNQNSSGATGGGLFGGNSSAGGSSLFGNAGTSNTAGGLFGNSTQNSTGGNLFGGLGGGQNQQASGGLFGQSQQNQQQPGFSQNQQQQPTVQASLDSNPYGTDSLFASNPINGTAGGSTANGASLPFNVAPKNKPPLTTPFRSSPRGANKINRLRGSTPGASGLGSSSFVREGTPGSFREGTPGAHARFGTPGRAGSPALFKGLSDEYSQPLSSQAFVSRPSAKRLVLDDAGENSFSVSRIGRSGSVPHFDSGSSPAVGSLGASAFRSGTVQPTSASRVTFSPALEQRAESVRPGGGDLSFASSLPSRRGNFLGGASSSSIMEDTPLKIVSAAAAKAGAPRQGRDLESSFAAPTSMNAAATNGSAPSSGKVGEYYTEPSLSALRTANYNELAAVHNFIVGRKGVGQIEFLEPVDLTSIEDLNDIVGGIVQIRLKEVVVYPEEDDYDPRNPKDGAKRNFLPGAKAKQGTGLNVPARVSLEACWPADRATREPIKDAEHPRVKQMINKLKNKPETEFVDFEPESGTWTFKVKHFSRYGLDDSDEDEEGADAGAGAKQAAAAAAKGSSGTSANRPASKRLAPMTMDQDGLSDDGSSDADDYDDDDAPPPLRTLDDGDMDSDDGANQAAAAAVAAAKRRQQRQWTPSSSVAGRERDGSATPSRAMTPVGNAAEARRVQVMQASFFGQDDSKSASAAVVPDKPMGASLSHKRTLNLRPSVASLDKPADPQPLTAKDRKIESHPPEPRKATVQEVQQPAKKLRKLDVAKSDAVAADGETLDAGMSLGRSFRVGWGPDGTLVHNGRIVGGGNFGSVSSSAAARMETDAAASANTSTLVLEKVKLFRDAETTAEEAIKAEKLLGVQLEHTNIELDDDGIPTAHTNFATRFRHFASSFEHKDRSFEASLWRLGVALFDEIKLHIPEGAPTATADRIRSMRRKAAVSDWLRHTVAGAVETEARSHIAASRRAALLFSLLSGNQVERAVNAALDAGDLRLATLIAQAGGDEEVRAEISEQLLIWRKEGVDAHITRDHRRVYELLSGNVLVSKGTDSRTTKDPIDQVSDLPICEGLDWKRAFGLFLWYESAYEAPLEHSFERYEAQVAPSASTNAGIAPPLPWYRESSSVGATRLRQLLQKAGGYDRDALFELLKLYVDPTYGLEPALNACAFGASNMDARLPWHLYNLLSRVLQRRDFGDRIELGLVDDGDDGMQDDQDSDGVMLNSQVAKSKAVQGNSARADMLASSYATQLELMGLWKWSAFVLLHLELGESRQAAIKALLSRNVAKLNSERGFLCERLLIPESWLYEAKSYEARARDDRYSEYQLLLKANNWTAAHNVAVLDLAPEAIIRGDHELVSVLFSPFYLEVSGDPADEVAGWADGAALYIDYVAASREIPGLAALLSDRATRDLALEKAERYASRLATLASGINSLLSLRSATASCFTSKAKAGERTLMVARTEMIAGITNLARILVNIATATAGSAAAGVDEEAKAKLEAMGARMLSSGAVSGGKDGEQGGWDTAALEVDAVQAAADDYLNSLIGIA